The Acidobacteriota bacterium DNA segment CCGAGCTCGGCCAGCCGCAGCATCTCCTTCTGCCGGTTTACCGTCCATACAAAAATCTGCTTACCTGCGGAACAAAGCTCTTGCACCAGAGTCTTCGTCGCAAGCTTCCTCTCAATGATGACTGTGCCAATGGGTAGCGATGGCCAATGCCGGAGTTGACGCGCATTTTCGCAAATGATTCCAAGGGGAGTATCCGCTGCGGAGGCGTGAACTCCACGCAACACATCGGGCAAGAACGACGAAATCACAAATCGTTTCCGGTTGGCAGAGCGTAGCTCGTTCAGAATTGCGCCGACTTCTCCACAGACTTTCAGCTCAATATCAAGAAAGGCGCGGCCGGCAAAGTTGCGGATCACCTCGTCGGCACAAGGTAAGGAAAATTCGGAGAGCAGATGTTTCTCAATACGTCTGCGGCGATACAACGGATTGTGACAGATGACGGGACGGCAATCGCGCGTATATCGAATGTCAAACTCGAAGCCGTCGCAGCCGTGAGCGAGCGCCAGATTGAAGGCCTCAACAGTGTTCTCACGCGCGTACCTGGATGCACCACGATGGCCCAGGAGGAGTGGATGAGGGTAAGGCAATGCGGCGTCAGTTACCCTTCCCAGACAAAAGCATCGAATATCCTGCGCGTATGAAAACCCAGGCGCTCGTAAAGCGCGATCGCATGGTGGTTCGCCGCGGTGACGGTCAAAGACAGCTCGGCAAACTTGCGCTCCAGAAGACTACGCAGGCATGAAGCCATCATCGCACGGGCGAGTCCCTGGCCGCGATATTCGGGCAGAACGCAAACCTGGGTTACGTGTCCAACATCGTCTCGCACGCGCGAGCACAACAGCATTCCTATAATGGAACGAGAGGATGTATGTACCGCCGTGAGCGATGATGCTGGATCGAAGGTCCCGCAGCCGGGGAAACGGATGATGTTGTTCAGGAAGCGCAGCGAGCCGGCGATGCTTCGGTACTGATCGTTGATTTCGGAGTCCACATGACCGGCGTAGGCTTGCATGATGACGTTCGCACCTGCCTGGAAGTCCTGCTCAGCCCAGGGACGCAGTGTGATGCCTCGAAGCCCGGGTACTCGGAATTCAGGCGTAGGCCGCAGCGGAAGCGCCATAAATAGGCGGGAAAAACGCCGAAAGCCTCGATGCACGAACGGAGCCACCGTGGAACCCGTATCGTGCAACAGCAACTGGGCTTCGATTCGGTGAATGCCGGGAGAATTCTGCAGCGTCTCAGTGACATGGTTCAGCAGCCGCTCGCTGAGATCGGGCTGCGAATGGGCTGCCGCGAACATATCGCCAACCACACCCTTGCTGCCCTCGTAAACGAAAAATGAATACCCTACGACTTTGCCGTCGTCGACAGCGGCATACCCGGGAAGAATTTTGGAATCGAGGTAACGAAGAATCATCTCCGCCGAGCTCTGGTAGTCCCAGTTCATGCGCTCCGACCAGAGCCGAGCTTCCTCCATCAGCAGAGGGCGCAACTCGGCGGCACCGAAATGTCGAAGATCGATAATTTCCACGGGCAAACAGTCCACAACTTCGTGGACTCGTCTTACAGCAGCTGCGCTTCTGCCTTGTCTTAAAGACAAAATCCCACTCCTGAGCAACTTCGCAAATCCTGCCATCTGGGCAAACGCAGACCGGCAAGAGTCGGGAACCAGAGTCTAAGAGTAGCCGTGCCTGCGCGGAAAGTGATTTCCGGTGCAGGAACCACAACGTGCAGCCGTAACCACTCAGCTTACCTTGAGATTGATCCACTTGACGAAACCCAGAGCACCTCCAAATGCTGCGGATTCGCCTTACCCGGAAATGGAGAGCCGAACGAAACGACCGAGCGATTTGGCCCGATGAGTTTCTCGATTGTGGCGTGCTCTCCTGCACGGGCAACTAGGATATGACCAACGGTTGGAATCTCGCCACGCTCGTAACGTTCGATGCGCTGGTCGAGATAAAAGCCGAGCCCATACTCTACTTCGCGCCGCGTATCCAGGACCGCCACCGGCCGGATTTGGGTGTGGAGATTATCATGTTCGATCTGTTTTACGTAATCTGCAACCTGCCGGCTGGAGTATGCCTCGCCGAGAATGCGTCCCGCATAATGCAGCAGAAAGAAGATTCCAAAGGCTACCGGGACTATCGTGGTCCATAACAGCATTCGCGCTCCTCGGCGTCGCACTAGGACGAAGATGAAACAAAAAACCGCGGCTCCAGTGACGCCTGCATAGCCAAGCGCCGCCTTCGGCGGCATCGTCTTAGGTTCAAGGACAACGTGTG contains these protein-coding regions:
- a CDS encoding GNAT family N-acetyltransferase, producing MEIIDLRHFGAAELRPLLMEEARLWSERMNWDYQSSAEMILRYLDSKILPGYAAVDDGKVVGYSFFVYEGSKGVVGDMFAAAHSQPDLSERLLNHVTETLQNSPGIHRIEAQLLLHDTGSTVAPFVHRGFRRFSRLFMALPLRPTPEFRVPGLRGITLRPWAEQDFQAGANVIMQAYAGHVDSEINDQYRSIAGSLRFLNNIIRFPGCGTFDPASSLTAVHTSSRSIIGMLLCSRVRDDVGHVTQVCVLPEYRGQGLARAMMASCLRSLLERKFAELSLTVTAANHHAIALYERLGFHTRRIFDAFVWEG